Proteins encoded within one genomic window of Bacteroides sedimenti:
- a CDS encoding DUF4434 domain-containing protein, with product MDRRSFFKNCGLASASLLLMNDLFASNASLEWKRNLQIKPIMGSWFEFEHGFGPEGKYWNSVLPKFTEEQWKSKIKEISETGMQYLVLMAVANAGKTYYPSKLQPRRDYACSDPLEAILAAADECGIKFFISNDFWGNWQDLNKMMTDSDVAKLREKAMEEIAEKYSHHKSFYGWYYPNESGLWNFIDDTTINYVNRCNKVAKELTPHSVNLIAPYGTKSIRLDDQYVRQLEKLDIDIIAYQDEIGVKKTKVGYAGKYFEALYKAHAKAGRARLWADMEIFEFENEVYKSPLIPADFNRILKQMEDISPFVENILVYQYLGIMNKPDSQAYVGHPNSSKLYTDYMNWLKAQE from the coding sequence ATGGATAGACGTAGTTTTTTTAAAAATTGTGGATTGGCATCTGCATCGTTGCTGCTGATGAACGATTTGTTTGCATCTAATGCTTCTTTAGAGTGGAAAAGGAATCTTCAAATTAAACCTATAATGGGATCATGGTTTGAATTTGAGCATGGATTCGGCCCGGAAGGAAAATATTGGAATTCCGTTTTGCCAAAATTTACTGAGGAGCAATGGAAATCTAAGATTAAAGAGATTAGTGAAACTGGTATGCAATATCTTGTTCTGATGGCTGTGGCTAATGCAGGCAAAACTTACTATCCTTCTAAGCTTCAACCTCGTCGTGATTATGCTTGCAGTGATCCGCTCGAAGCAATTTTGGCAGCAGCTGACGAATGCGGCATTAAATTCTTTATCAGCAATGATTTCTGGGGCAATTGGCAGGATTTGAATAAGATGATGACTGATTCGGACGTGGCAAAGCTGCGTGAAAAAGCGATGGAAGAAATAGCTGAAAAATATTCGCACCATAAAAGCTTTTATGGATGGTATTATCCTAATGAATCTGGCCTTTGGAATTTCATTGACGATACAACGATCAACTATGTGAATAGATGCAATAAAGTCGCAAAGGAATTAACACCTCATTCTGTTAATTTAATCGCTCCTTATGGTACAAAATCAATTCGTTTGGACGACCAGTATGTGCGGCAGCTCGAAAAACTCGATATTGATATTATTGCTTATCAGGATGAAATTGGTGTGAAGAAAACAAAAGTAGGATATGCCGGTAAGTATTTCGAGGCATTATACAAGGCACATGCCAAAGCTGGTCGTGCAAGACTTTGGGCAGACATGGAGATTTTTGAATTTGAAAATGAGGTTTATAAAAGTCCATTGATTCCAGCAGATTTCAATAGAATACTAAAGCAAATGGAGGACATATCTCCTTTTGTTGAAAACATCCTGGTTTATCAATATCTTGGAATAATGAATAAACCTGACTCTCAGGCTTACGTCGGACACCCGAATTCATCTAAGCTATATACAGATTATATGAACTGGCTTAAAGCTCAGGAATAA
- a CDS encoding ligand-binding sensor domain-containing protein, producing the protein MRNNRKIVMVFFVMIAFYAHSQTKWTECRISNAFSPGNDICSIQFDKDNNMWVGTWNGIYKFGERQWEQVGPANAFIHDFYIDKQNVKWIGLWGGGLYRSDDDKHWTQITDIKPAGCIFAINGDRNGNVWVGDWNCGVYSFINGRWNSYKKDEINLGDSTVTSISSDSKNNIWFGTYHGLTVYNESGRTKLYNKTNSKLPDNDVYSLCADSKNGIWIGTTNGLARFNGKDWLIYKKEDSCLPSNLILCIAEDQKGFIWAGTDKGVVFFNGKNWTTYSIENSPLVDNRVQTITVHQDRIYIGTSKGISIVEYD; encoded by the coding sequence ATGAGGAATAATAGAAAAATAGTCATGGTTTTCTTTGTGATGATAGCATTCTATGCTCATTCACAAACCAAATGGACTGAATGCAGGATTTCCAATGCTTTTTCACCTGGAAATGATATATGTTCTATTCAATTTGATAAGGATAACAATATGTGGGTTGGAACCTGGAATGGGATATATAAATTTGGAGAAAGGCAATGGGAGCAAGTAGGTCCGGCAAATGCATTTATTCATGATTTTTATATTGATAAACAGAACGTCAAGTGGATTGGACTTTGGGGTGGTGGACTTTATCGAAGTGATGACGACAAACATTGGACTCAAATAACCGATATTAAACCTGCCGGATGCATTTTTGCAATAAACGGCGATCGAAATGGAAATGTTTGGGTCGGTGATTGGAACTGTGGTGTGTATTCTTTTATAAATGGTCGATGGAATTCTTATAAAAAAGATGAAATAAACCTGGGTGATAGTACTGTAACTTCTATTAGCAGTGACTCAAAAAATAATATTTGGTTTGGAACATATCATGGCTTAACAGTTTATAATGAATCTGGGAGAACAAAATTATATAATAAGACAAATAGTAAATTACCTGATAATGATGTGTACTCATTATGTGCTGATTCAAAGAATGGCATTTGGATTGGTACGACAAATGGCCTGGCCAGATTTAATGGAAAGGATTGGTTGATATATAAAAAAGAGGATTCCTGTTTACCGTCCAATCTGATTCTTTGTATAGCAGAAGATCAGAAAGGATTTATTTGGGCGGGGACTGATAAAGGGGTTGTTTTTTTCAATGGAAAGAACTGGACTACTTATTCAATAGAAAATAGTCCGTTAGTTGATAATAGGGTGCAAACTATAACAGTCCATCAGGATAGAATATATATCGGAACCAGCAAAGGAATCTCTATTGTTGAGTATGATTGA
- a CDS encoding T9SS type A sorting domain-containing protein: MKKIIFTLVILSLNICFSYSQNRVGWWKFDDSNNFLKAEVGKPLTLVGTGIQQASGIDANNGAITIKKGSYFIVDHGITPKENEQLVNNFSIVIDFKVPFINTWYTFIQTDSTNVSDGECFINTSGHIGAYAPGYSDASVSPNVWYRLVITAYLNSPYISQKYYLDGNLAKVCNDQYMDNRFSLDKKLLLFADNDGDDADFDIAEVALYDGTLSDTQIAVLGGAGNTPTGILNAQLNEESDAIILNQASDFISIITSNNKEIQNVVIYDLNGKALIKSMTNDTKVNVSGLEKGIYIVKVKVDGKDHFMKCLRN, translated from the coding sequence ATGAAAAAAATAATTTTTACTCTTGTAATTCTTAGCCTTAATATTTGTTTTTCTTATAGTCAAAATAGAGTAGGCTGGTGGAAATTTGACGATTCAAATAACTTCTTGAAAGCAGAAGTAGGCAAACCACTGACTTTGGTTGGAACCGGAATTCAGCAAGCATCCGGCATTGATGCAAATAATGGTGCTATAACTATTAAGAAAGGCTCTTATTTTATTGTAGATCACGGCATTACTCCTAAGGAAAATGAACAATTGGTGAACAATTTTTCTATAGTGATAGATTTCAAGGTGCCTTTTATAAATACGTGGTACACATTCATTCAAACTGATTCAACCAATGTTTCTGACGGTGAATGCTTTATTAACACTTCCGGACACATTGGTGCATATGCACCAGGATACTCTGATGCATCAGTTTCTCCAAATGTCTGGTATCGGTTGGTAATTACTGCCTATTTAAATTCTCCTTATATTTCCCAAAAGTACTATTTAGATGGAAATTTGGCAAAAGTATGTAATGATCAATATATGGATAACCGTTTTTCTTTAGATAAAAAGTTATTGCTATTTGCTGATAATGATGGAGACGATGCAGATTTTGATATTGCTGAAGTTGCATTGTATGATGGCACTTTGAGTGATACTCAGATTGCAGTTCTAGGCGGAGCAGGAAACACCCCGACTGGCATCTTGAATGCTCAACTTAATGAAGAAAGTGATGCCATAATATTAAATCAGGCATCGGACTTCATTTCTATTATTACATCAAATAATAAGGAAATTCAAAATGTTGTAATATACGATTTAAATGGGAAGGCACTTATTAAATCAATGACAAACGACACAAAAGTAAATGTGTCGGGACTTGAAAAAGGTATTTATATTGTTAAAGTTAAAGTAGATGGAAAAGATCATTTCATGAAATGTCTCAGAAACTAA